The following are from one region of the Bacillota bacterium genome:
- a CDS encoding anaerobic sulfatase maturase gives MSQTSRRTADAYHLNHSIMVFPNVPRCKVKNYPEEKSFQMDCELLEEYIKQYIEIQSGPIINFGWQGGEPTIRGLEFFQKAVELQKKYLPSGWHIQNSFQTNGIFLDDNWCSFFKKNNFLVGISLDGTKELHDLCRKDKHNRPTYDKVVSGIRLLQKHKVEYNVLCTVNNLNSRFPLDVYISIKELGGDFIQFIPIVNYDNLGNTDELSVNPADYGNFLVAIFDEWINKDYGQVFVQIFEDAVRAWAGFPPALCTFSKTCGNAEVVEFNGDVYSCDHFVFPEYKLGNIKEKSLVEMANSNQQIQFGLNKFETLPRKCLECAVRFICNGGCPKNRTIRTSDGEKGLNYLCGAYQQFFNYIAPYMNTIVFGLKRRMTPSHIKERLVWVQREIWDVGRNDPCPCGSGKKYKKCCIDRIESTISL, from the coding sequence ATGAGTCAAACATCCAGAAGAACAGCCGATGCATATCATCTTAATCATTCAATCATGGTCTTTCCCAATGTCCCGCGCTGTAAGGTTAAGAATTATCCTGAAGAAAAATCCTTTCAGATGGACTGCGAGCTGCTTGAGGAATACATAAAACAGTATATTGAGATCCAGTCCGGACCTATAATAAATTTTGGCTGGCAGGGCGGAGAGCCGACAATTCGGGGGCTTGAATTTTTTCAGAAAGCGGTTGAATTGCAAAAGAAATATTTACCTTCGGGTTGGCACATTCAAAACAGCTTCCAGACAAATGGGATTTTTTTAGATGATAATTGGTGCAGTTTTTTCAAGAAAAATAATTTTTTAGTCGGTATCAGTTTGGACGGCACAAAGGAACTGCATGATTTGTGTCGCAAAGATAAGCACAACCGCCCTACATATGACAAGGTCGTGAGTGGAATTCGGCTTCTACAAAAGCACAAAGTTGAGTATAATGTTCTCTGCACTGTCAACAATTTGAATTCTAGGTTTCCTTTGGACGTGTATATTTCCATAAAAGAATTAGGTGGCGACTTTATTCAGTTTATTCCCATCGTAAATTATGACAATCTGGGGAATACTGACGAGCTCTCTGTGAATCCCGCAGATTATGGTAATTTTCTGGTTGCCATTTTTGATGAATGGATTAATAAAGATTACGGTCAAGTATTTGTGCAGATTTTTGAGGATGCAGTAAGGGCCTGGGCCGGATTTCCACCGGCCTTGTGCACTTTTTCGAAAACCTGTGGAAATGCTGAAGTGGTGGAGTTCAATGGAGACGTTTATTCCTGCGACCACTTTGTTTTTCCAGAATATAAATTAGGCAATATAAAAGAAAAATCTCTTGTTGAAATGGCCAATTCGAACCAGCAAATTCAATTTGGACTAAATAAATTCGAAACTCTCCCGCGGAAATGTCTAGAGTGCGCGGTTAGATTTATCTGTAACGGCGGCTGTCCTAAGAATAGGACTATCCGAACTAGCGACGGCGAAAAGGGTTTAAATTACTTGTGCGGTGCCTATCAGCAGTTTTTTAATTATATTGCTCCTTACATGAACACAATAGTGTTTGGATTAAAGCGGCGAATGACACCTTCACATATTAAAGAAAGATTGGTATGGGTGCAGCGTGAAATCTGGGATGTTGGCAGAAACGATCCCTGTCCTTGCGGTAGCGGTAAAAAGTATAAAAAATGCTGCATTGATCGGATAGAAAGCACCATATCACTGTAA
- the uxuA gene encoding mannonate dehydratase: MKMILRWFGRDDDHVSLEYIVQIPGVSGIAGALFDVPVGEEWPLDKIRALADDVKKSGLKFEVVESVNVHEDIKLGLPTRDQYIDNYIQTIRNLASVGVKVICYNFMPVFDWLRSDLAMQLEDGSYAMAYHEDKIIDTNPVEIIERFREGSQGFSLPGWEPERLAELKQVLSQYAAVDEDKLFDNLKYFLERLKPVCDETGVKMAIHPDDPPWSVFGLPRIITNRDNLARVLSLVDSPHNGLTLCTGSLGANLDNDLPAMIREFGKRGRIHFVHVRNLKIYAPGDFHETSHLSSDGSLDMFEVMKALYEIGFDGYLRPDHGRMIWGEKGRPGYGLYDRALGAMYLTGIWEALSKMV, encoded by the coding sequence ATGAAAATGATTTTGCGCTGGTTCGGCCGAGATGACGACCATGTTAGTTTGGAATATATCGTCCAAATCCCTGGGGTAAGTGGTATAGCTGGAGCCCTTTTTGATGTGCCAGTTGGAGAAGAGTGGCCGCTGGATAAAATTCGCGCTTTAGCTGATGATGTCAAAAAGAGCGGGCTTAAGTTTGAAGTCGTGGAAAGCGTAAATGTTCACGAAGATATTAAGCTGGGACTGCCCACCAGGGATCAATATATCGACAATTACATCCAGACCATTAGAAATCTCGCCAGTGTAGGTGTAAAGGTGATCTGCTATAATTTTATGCCTGTCTTTGATTGGCTCCGCTCTGATTTGGCCATGCAGCTTGAGGATGGCTCCTATGCTATGGCATATCATGAGGATAAGATTATAGATACCAATCCGGTGGAAATTATTGAACGGTTCAGAGAAGGCTCGCAGGGATTTTCTCTGCCGGGATGGGAACCGGAAAGACTGGCGGAATTGAAGCAGGTGTTGAGCCAGTATGCAGCAGTGGACGAGGACAAGCTGTTTGATAACCTCAAATACTTTTTGGAAAGGCTGAAGCCTGTCTGTGATGAAACCGGTGTAAAGATGGCAATTCATCCGGATGATCCGCCGTGGTCTGTATTTGGTCTGCCTCGGATTATTACTAACAGAGACAATTTAGCCAGGGTGCTCAGCCTAGTGGATTCTCCCCACAACGGACTGACATTATGCACAGGTTCCTTGGGAGCTAATTTGGATAACGACCTTCCGGCAATGATTAGGGAATTTGGTAAAAGAGGTAGGATTCATTTTGTTCATGTGCGGAATCTAAAGATCTACGCTCCGGGTGATTTCCACGAGACATCACATTTATCCAGCGATGGTTCTTTGGATATGTTTGAAGTTATGAAAGCCCTGTATGAAATAGGTTTTGATGGCTATCTCAGACCAGATCACGGTAGAATGATTTGGGGCGAAAAGGGCAGGCCTGGATATGGTTTATACGATCGAGCGCTTGGAGCAATGTACTTAACCGGAATCTGGGAAGCGCTGAGCAAAATGGTGTAG
- a CDS encoding N-acetyltransferase: MLEIKKGTNKFYIGDSEANPLAEITWVPSERNRVIANHTYVSNELRGQGVAKLLLERFIEWVREENLQVIPQCSFVKDQMEKNSDYHDLLSS; encoded by the coding sequence ATGTTAGAGATAAAAAAAGGTACAAATAAATTCTATATCGGCGATTCAGAAGCAAATCCACTGGCAGAAATCACTTGGGTGCCTTCGGAGCGCAATCGGGTGATAGCCAATCACACTTATGTTTCTAATGAGCTGAGAGGCCAAGGTGTTGCTAAGCTGCTGCTTGAAAGGTTTATTGAATGGGTAAGAGAGGAAAATCTTCAGGTTATTCCTCAGTGTTCGTTTGTGAAGGACCAGATGGAAAAAAACAGCGATTACCATGATTTGCTGAGCAGTTAA